Proteins encoded by one window of Vibrio rumoiensis:
- a CDS encoding LysR family transcriptional regulator — MELDDIYRRDLNLLIALRVLIEEETVSKAAQRLSLSQSAMSRVLGRLRVLLDDPLFTRQGQRLIPTQKALEFNQSLTQPLENIRDILSPQEFVPQECNQKFTIATTDYAMQTILPFALPRIYQEAPNIRLELIPLQHQHLKEQLTTQGADMAICRPTYSVDPLKKEHLGKVGVFCLLSPNHPLANAELTLEDYLTANHAMIAISDGVKALIDQALSGYPEPKWLLRAYHLEAALAMLETVPLIITVPADLAYLVAKRYNLLIKKTPFDLTPFDYSLIWHSRCDQSSAQQWLRGVLKQECGKLIAERIEVMGIE, encoded by the coding sequence ATGGAATTAGATGACATTTACCGCCGCGATCTCAATCTTTTGATTGCTCTGCGAGTTTTAATTGAAGAAGAAACGGTCAGCAAAGCGGCGCAGCGTCTAAGCCTAAGTCAATCAGCGATGAGCCGAGTGTTAGGCCGCCTACGCGTGCTACTAGATGATCCCTTGTTTACTCGCCAGGGGCAGCGTTTAATTCCTACTCAAAAAGCGTTGGAATTTAATCAATCGCTAACCCAACCTCTCGAAAATATACGCGATATTTTATCTCCTCAAGAATTTGTGCCCCAAGAGTGCAACCAAAAGTTCACCATTGCCACCACCGACTATGCCATGCAAACCATTTTGCCGTTTGCCTTACCGCGTATTTATCAAGAAGCGCCAAATATTCGTTTAGAGTTAATACCATTGCAGCATCAGCATTTAAAAGAACAGCTCACAACTCAAGGCGCAGATATGGCGATTTGCCGCCCAACCTACTCAGTCGATCCGCTCAAAAAAGAACATTTGGGTAAAGTCGGCGTGTTTTGTTTACTCTCACCTAATCACCCCCTCGCCAACGCTGAATTAACTTTGGAAGATTATTTAACCGCCAACCACGCAATGATTGCGATCAGCGATGGCGTGAAAGCACTGATTGACCAAGCATTATCTGGTTATCCTGAACCTAAATGGCTGCTACGGGCTTATCACTTAGAAGCAGCTCTTGCGATGTTAGAAACCGTACCGTTAATTATTACTGTACCTGCAGATTTAGCCTACCTTGTGGCGAAGCGTTATAACCTCCTCATCAAGAAGACGCCTTTCGATTTAACACCATTTGATTACTCGCTCATTTGGCATTCGCGTTGTGACCAATCTTCCGCTCAGCAATGGTTGCGCGGAGTCTTAAAACAAGAATGTGGTAAATTAATTGCGGAAAGGATTGAGGTGATGGGAATAGAGTAA
- a CDS encoding type II toxin-antitoxin system ParD family antitoxin — protein sequence MGRTTSVTIGESLNSFIERMIQTGRYGSTSEVMRSALRLLEQQENQQNMLRNAIEEGEQSGESNLSLKQIAAQRKAKLSV from the coding sequence ATGGGACGAACAACAAGTGTCACAATCGGCGAATCACTCAATAGCTTTATTGAACGTATGATACAAACTGGTCGTTACGGCTCAACCAGTGAAGTAATGAGAAGTGCCTTACGTTTGTTGGAGCAACAAGAAAACCAGCAAAATATGCTACGTAATGCGATTGAAGAAGGTGAACAAAGTGGTGAAAGCAACTTATCTTTAAAGCAGATTGCTGCGCAGCGCAAGGCTAAGTTGAGTGTATAA
- a CDS encoding type II toxin-antitoxin system RelE/ParE family toxin encodes MYKLSKKAEEDFGIIYEYTWLNFGEDQADDYTDDMERCLLILSEAPLLGRDYNEIKQGIRRHDYKKHAIFYRIREQGIFILRILHQQMNPMLHL; translated from the coding sequence GTGTATAAATTATCAAAAAAAGCCGAAGAAGATTTCGGGATAATTTATGAATACACTTGGTTAAATTTTGGTGAAGATCAGGCTGATGACTACACCGATGATATGGAACGCTGCTTACTTATTCTATCTGAAGCACCTTTGCTTGGCCGCGATTACAATGAGATCAAGCAGGGAATAAGAAGACATGATTATAAAAAGCACGCCATTTTCTATCGAATAAGAGAACAGGGTATTTTTATTCTGCGCATTTTACATCAACAAATGAACCCTATGCTTCACCTATAA